Proteins found in one Paraburkholderia caballeronis genomic segment:
- the leuA gene encoding 2-isopropylmalate synthase: MLRNPAEKYRPFPAVPLNGRRWPTRTVERAPVWMSTDLRDGNQSLIEPMSIEQKLEFFEMLVAIGFKEIEVGFPSASQTDFDFVRKLIVEKRIPDDVTIEVLVQSREELIARTFDALEGAPRAIVHLYNAICPSFRKIVFGQSKDDVKALAVEGTRLIRAYADARPQTRWTYQYSPETFSMTELSFAREVCDAVAQTWRPTRDHKMIVNLPATVEAAMPNVYADQIEWMDRNLAYRDSIVLSVHPHNDRGTAVAAAELALLAGADRIEGCLFGNGERTGNVDLVTLAMNLYTQGIDPGLDFSDIDAVRRMVERCNQLPVHPRHPYAGDLVFTAFSGSHQDAIRKGFAQQKPDAIWEVPYLPIDPADLGRSYDAVIRVNSQSGKGGATYLLERGMGFTPPRRVQIEFSHAVQSAADTSGVEITGDAICELFAREYFETAGPVAHAGGGRLRWEGRDVATAAAADTADAHAQAVAAALAGVSGETIEITSFESARTADGRTAVFVGCRVGEQTIRHGVGVADDPATAIVDAVVSGVNRAAWQQIERRAAA, from the coding sequence TCGCTGATCGAGCCGATGAGCATCGAGCAGAAGCTGGAGTTCTTCGAGATGCTCGTTGCGATCGGCTTCAAGGAAATCGAAGTCGGCTTTCCGTCGGCTTCGCAGACCGACTTCGATTTCGTGCGCAAGCTGATCGTCGAGAAGCGCATCCCCGACGACGTGACGATCGAAGTGCTCGTGCAGTCGCGCGAAGAACTGATCGCGCGCACGTTCGATGCGCTCGAAGGCGCGCCGCGCGCGATCGTGCATCTGTACAACGCGATCTGCCCGTCGTTCCGCAAGATCGTGTTCGGGCAGTCGAAGGACGACGTGAAGGCGCTCGCGGTCGAAGGCACGCGGCTGATCCGCGCTTACGCGGACGCGCGGCCGCAGACCCGGTGGACGTATCAGTACTCGCCGGAAACGTTCAGCATGACCGAGCTTTCGTTCGCGCGCGAAGTGTGCGACGCGGTTGCGCAGACGTGGCGGCCGACACGCGATCACAAGATGATCGTGAACCTGCCGGCGACGGTCGAGGCGGCGATGCCGAACGTGTACGCCGACCAGATCGAATGGATGGACCGCAACCTCGCGTACCGCGACAGCATCGTGCTGTCCGTTCATCCGCACAACGATCGCGGCACCGCGGTGGCGGCGGCCGAACTCGCGCTGCTCGCCGGCGCGGACCGCATCGAAGGCTGCCTGTTCGGCAACGGCGAGCGCACCGGCAACGTCGATCTCGTCACGCTCGCGATGAACCTCTACACGCAGGGCATCGATCCGGGCCTCGACTTTTCGGACATCGATGCGGTGCGCCGCATGGTCGAGCGCTGCAACCAGTTGCCGGTGCATCCGCGTCATCCGTATGCGGGCGACCTCGTGTTCACCGCGTTCTCCGGCTCGCATCAGGACGCGATCCGCAAGGGCTTCGCGCAACAGAAGCCGGATGCGATCTGGGAAGTGCCGTATCTGCCGATCGATCCGGCCGACCTCGGCCGCAGCTACGACGCGGTGATCCGCGTGAACAGCCAGTCCGGCAAGGGCGGCGCGACGTACCTGCTCGAACGCGGCATGGGTTTCACGCCGCCGCGTCGTGTGCAGATCGAGTTCAGCCATGCGGTGCAGAGCGCCGCCGATACGTCCGGCGTGGAGATCACCGGCGACGCGATCTGCGAACTGTTCGCGCGCGAATACTTCGAGACGGCCGGCCCGGTCGCGCATGCGGGCGGCGGACGGCTGCGCTGGGAGGGTCGCGACGTCGCGACCGCGGCGGCTGCGGATACCGCCGATGCTCATGCGCAGGCGGTCGCGGCCGCGCTTGCGGGTGTGTCGGGCGAGACCATCGAGATCACGTCGTTCGAAAGTGCGCGAACCGCCGATGGCCGCACCGCGGTGTTCGTCGGCTGCCGGGTCGGCGAACAAACGATCCGGCACGGCGTCGGCGTCGCCGACGATCCGGCGACCGCGATCGTCGATGCGGTGGTCAGTGGCGTCAACCGGGCTGCGTGGCAGCAAATCGAGCGACGCGCGGCTGCGTAG
- the rpoH gene encoding RNA polymerase sigma factor RpoH produces the protein MTLPGTLSPSPAKASPAGVLALANASMLPGQLGNIDAYIQAVNRIPMLTLQEERQFATEYREQNNLDSARRLVLSHLRLVVSIARNYLGYGLPHADLIQEGNIGLMKAVKRFDPEQNVRLVSYAMHWIKAEIHEYILRNWRMVKVATTKAQRKLFFNLRSHKQGLQSFTPEEIDGLAQELNVKREEVAEMETRLSGSDIALEGQTEDGEESFAPIAWLADSHSEPTAVLAARANDRLQTDGIANALESLDARSRRIIEARWLQVNDDGSGGSTLHELADEFGVSAERIRQIEASAMKKMRTALADYR, from the coding sequence ATGACCCTTCCGGGCACTCTGAGCCCGTCGCCGGCCAAGGCCTCTCCGGCAGGCGTACTGGCGCTCGCGAACGCTTCGATGCTGCCCGGCCAGCTAGGCAACATCGACGCCTACATCCAGGCCGTGAACCGGATCCCGATGTTGACGCTGCAAGAGGAGCGCCAGTTCGCGACCGAATACCGCGAACAGAACAACCTCGACTCGGCGCGGCGTCTGGTGCTGTCGCACCTGCGCCTCGTCGTGTCGATTGCGCGCAATTATCTGGGCTACGGCCTGCCGCACGCGGACCTGATTCAGGAAGGCAACATCGGCCTGATGAAGGCGGTGAAGCGCTTCGATCCGGAGCAGAACGTACGGCTCGTGTCGTATGCGATGCACTGGATCAAGGCCGAGATCCACGAATACATCCTGCGTAACTGGCGCATGGTGAAGGTCGCGACGACGAAGGCGCAGCGCAAGCTGTTCTTCAACCTGCGCAGCCACAAGCAGGGCCTGCAGTCGTTCACGCCGGAAGAAATCGACGGTCTCGCGCAGGAACTGAACGTGAAGCGCGAGGAAGTCGCCGAGATGGAAACCCGGCTTTCGGGCAGCGACATCGCGCTCGAAGGGCAGACCGAGGACGGCGAAGAATCGTTCGCGCCGATCGCATGGCTCGCGGATTCGCACAGCGAGCCGACCGCCGTGCTGGCCGCGCGCGCGAACGACCGTCTGCAGACGGACGGCATCGCGAACGCACTCGAATCGCTCGACGCGCGCAGCCGCCGCATCATCGAGGCGCGCTGGCTGCAGGTGAACGACGACGGTTCGGGCGGCTCGACGCTGCACGAACTGGCCGACGAGTTCGGCGTGTCGGCCGAGCGGATCCGCCAGATCGAGGCCAGCGCAATGAAGAAGATGCGCACCGCGCTCGCCGACTACCGGTAA
- the cydP gene encoding cytochrome oxidase putative small subunit CydP — MISTSEPPARPPAAPRARFLRWVRGPTFARDIVFVLVFKLVLLTALKYAFFNHPQAENMSMPPAEVARAILSVPAPDTPQGDHHAH, encoded by the coding sequence ATGATCTCGACCTCCGAACCTCCCGCCCGGCCGCCTGCCGCGCCACGCGCCAGGTTTCTGCGCTGGGTCCGCGGCCCCACGTTTGCCCGCGACATCGTTTTCGTTCTCGTATTCAAACTCGTGCTGCTGACCGCGCTGAAGTACGCGTTCTTCAATCATCCGCAGGCCGAGAACATGTCGATGCCGCCCGCCGAAGTCGCGCGGGCGATCCTGTCCGTACCCGCGCCGGACACGCCACAAGGGGACCACCATGCCCATTAG
- a CDS encoding nuclear transport factor 2 family protein: protein MAAAKVIDAIRGLERERFRAMVDGDGPSLDMLLSDHVIYVHTNGKRETKQQFIDAITAGRRRYRQIEIQSQDVLPVGRETCVVSGRALIEMEAKSGALLFPIAYTAIQAQEDGHWRLLAWQATRCALE from the coding sequence ATGGCGGCTGCAAAGGTGATCGATGCGATTCGCGGGCTGGAGCGCGAGCGGTTTCGCGCGATGGTGGACGGCGACGGCCCATCGCTGGACATGCTGCTTTCCGACCACGTGATCTACGTCCACACGAACGGCAAGCGCGAAACCAAGCAGCAGTTCATCGACGCGATCACCGCCGGACGCCGCCGTTATCGCCAGATCGAAATCCAGTCGCAGGATGTGTTGCCGGTGGGCCGCGAAACCTGTGTCGTCAGCGGTCGCGCGCTGATCGAGATGGAGGCGAAAAGCGGCGCGCTGCTGTTCCCGATCGCCTACACGGCGATCCAGGCGCAAGAAGACGGCCACTGGCGTCTGCTCGCATGGCAGGCGACCCGCTGCGCGCTGGAATAA
- a CDS encoding cytochrome ubiquinol oxidase subunit I has protein sequence MPISETVDLSRLQFATTALYHFLFVPLTLGLSWMLVIMESVYVMTGKQIYKDMTQFWGKLFGINFVMGVTTGLTMEFQFGTNWSYYSHYVGDIFGVPLAIEGLAAFFLESTFVGLFFFGWNRLSKGQHLLTTFFVALGSNLSAVWILVANGWMQYPTGAEFNYETMRMEMTSLFTVIFNPVAQVKFVHTVSAGYVTASMFVLGISSWYLLRRRDVDFALRSYAVAAGFGLASALCVIVLGDESGYRTGEVQQAKLAAIESEWETEPPPTSFTVFGIPNQQEQRTDFALQIPYALGIIATRSLDEPVIGLKDIIGRSEVRIRNGILAYSALQKLKAGTADTETRDTFEAHKADLGYALLLKRIAPNVVDATPEQIKEAARGSIPPVAPVFWSFRIMVGLGILFLVTFALAFWFCAQRSLLQTNRRWFLRWAVWAIPLPWLAAEFGWVVAETGRQPWTIAGVLPTSLAVSNLAPGDVLLSLAGFVVFYTALFVIEITLMFKYARLGPSSLHTGRYHHEQGSETVVSSSNVA, from the coding sequence ATGCCCATTAGCGAAACCGTTGATCTGTCGCGTCTGCAGTTCGCCACCACTGCCCTCTACCACTTCCTGTTCGTGCCGCTCACGCTCGGGCTGTCGTGGATGCTCGTCATCATGGAGTCCGTCTACGTGATGACCGGCAAACAGATCTACAAGGACATGACGCAGTTCTGGGGCAAGCTGTTCGGCATCAACTTCGTGATGGGCGTCACGACCGGCCTCACGATGGAGTTCCAGTTCGGCACCAACTGGTCGTACTACTCGCACTACGTCGGCGACATCTTCGGCGTGCCGCTCGCGATCGAGGGCCTCGCCGCATTCTTCCTCGAATCGACGTTCGTCGGCCTGTTCTTCTTCGGCTGGAACCGGCTGTCGAAAGGACAGCATCTGCTGACGACGTTCTTCGTCGCGCTCGGCTCGAACCTGTCCGCGGTGTGGATCCTCGTCGCGAACGGCTGGATGCAGTATCCGACCGGCGCCGAGTTCAACTACGAAACGATGCGAATGGAGATGACGAGCCTGTTCACCGTGATCTTCAATCCGGTCGCGCAGGTGAAGTTCGTGCATACGGTGTCCGCCGGCTACGTGACCGCGTCGATGTTCGTGCTCGGCATCTCGTCGTGGTATCTGCTGCGGCGTCGCGACGTCGATTTCGCGCTGCGCTCGTATGCGGTCGCGGCCGGCTTCGGCCTCGCGTCGGCGCTGTGCGTGATCGTGCTCGGCGACGAGTCCGGCTACCGCACCGGCGAAGTCCAGCAGGCGAAGCTCGCGGCGATCGAATCCGAATGGGAAACCGAGCCGCCGCCGACGTCGTTCACGGTGTTCGGGATCCCGAACCAGCAGGAGCAGCGCACCGACTTCGCGCTCCAGATTCCGTACGCGCTCGGCATCATCGCGACCCGCTCGCTCGACGAACCGGTGATCGGCCTGAAGGACATCATCGGCCGTTCCGAAGTGCGGATCCGCAACGGCATCCTCGCTTACAGCGCGTTGCAGAAGCTGAAGGCCGGCACCGCCGACACCGAGACGCGCGACACGTTCGAAGCGCACAAGGCCGACCTCGGTTACGCGCTGCTGCTGAAGCGCATCGCGCCGAACGTCGTCGACGCGACACCCGAGCAGATCAAGGAAGCGGCGCGCGGATCGATCCCGCCGGTCGCGCCGGTGTTCTGGTCGTTCCGGATCATGGTCGGCCTCGGCATCCTGTTCCTCGTGACGTTCGCGCTTGCGTTCTGGTTCTGCGCGCAACGTTCGCTGCTGCAGACGAACCGCCGCTGGTTCCTGCGCTGGGCCGTCTGGGCGATCCCGCTGCCATGGCTCGCGGCGGAGTTCGGCTGGGTCGTGGCGGAAACCGGCCGCCAGCCGTGGACGATCGCCGGCGTGCTGCCGACGTCGCTCGCCGTGTCGAACCTCGCGCCCGGCGACGTGCTGCTGAGTCTCGCGGGCTTCGTCGTGTTCTATACCGCGCTGTTCGTCATTGAGATCACGCTGATGTTCAAGTACGCGCGGCTCGGCCCGTCGTCGCTGCACACCGGCCGTTACCACCACGAGCAGGGGTCCGAAACCGTGGTCAGCAGCAGCAACGTCGCGTGA